Genomic window (Culex pipiens pallens isolate TS chromosome 3, TS_CPP_V2, whole genome shotgun sequence):
gtaggtcgaataccgatgcaaaaaggactttgtttaccaatggctcttacggctttttgaaaactaatccgagaagtAAGAGTTACATTATCATGAAACAATCAGATTTCTTCACTCGTCATCATCTTCCTCATCATCCTCGTCGTCGGACCTGGCACGCGGCCGCTTGACATGAATGTTCCGGGCGGACTCGATACGAACGAGCGCAGCCTCCGTAAAGGGATAGTCGGCTTCCAGTTCCTCGAGGGCCCGGCAGTGCTGAATGATGTGGTTAGCGGAATAATCCGTCAGGTAGCGCATACGAAGCAGGGACAACTTCTTGAGGTGTTTCAACATTTTGCAAATCTTACGCATTGTTCCGTTGTCCAGATATCTGAGATAAACCAGGGTCAGCTCTTCCAGGTTGAAGCTGTGGGCAAGCAGCGAGAACCAGCTGTTCGGATGGCAGTTTAGGTCATCGAGGATCAGTAAGGTCAGGTTGGGGAGACTGGCGGTGACAGCTTCGCAATAGCCCAGTTTGCAGTTGTTCAGACGCATTTGCCTCAGTCTCGGAGATCGTTGCAGGTACTGGAAGAGGTCTTCCGTCTCGATTGTTTCCAACACGAACCGCTCCAAGCTTGGAGATGTGTAGTTTCGAAAACTAATCAGGTCGTAGCATCCGGAGATTTCGAGGTACTCCAACCTCGGCATGGTTTCCAGAAATGACGCCACCATCTGGTTGCGAACGGTCAACGTAAAGGTCTTCAACCTGGGCAGCAATCGACCCGTTTCGCGGAGAACCTGCGAGTTTAAAGATTGTCACGTAATGTGGGTATGCATTGGGGGGTTGGGATGTAGTACGATCTTACATGGATGCAGTTGCTTGACATCTTCAGATTCTCGAGTAGCGGCTGGTTTCGGCACAACTTAGTCCACGTTGCCAGGTCGTCGCGTAGCACATCCACGTCGAGACCTAACATTTTCAGTCGCAGCTGTTGTAGTTCGCTGAGTTCGTCCAGAACGTTGGGGTAACTTTGAAGTGTAAGGTACTGCAGACTATTCTGTAGCGTTCGGATCGACTGCAGTATGTTCGTCGGCATGCTGTTGTTTTTCAGTCTGAGATCCTCCAACCGGGGAAACACGCGCTCGAATCCGTCCAGAATGTTGCGCGAGTTGTCCTCAAAACCAACGCAGCACACCACCAACAGTGTCAAACGGTCCAACTGGAAGTCTGGTTCAGCCGTCCCAGAAAGCTTAGCACCGTACAGAACCAATCGCCGAAGATTCGGTGCCCGTCGCAACATCCCGTACAAAACATCAACCGTCATTGTGCAGTACATCAGCTGCAACTCTTTCAGGCACTGGGCAAACTCCGGCCACCAGTGATCACACGACACGATCGTGAACTTGCGCACCACCAGTTGAGTGACCAACGGCGGCAGGTTGGCCGGAACGTAGTGCTGGTCCATCTGCCGATTCAGTCTCGATGCATCAATCCGGACGTCGCACCGATCCATCAGCGACGAGCTGCCGGAAATGACTGCGTTCCAGTGGTGGCAAATCAAACGCAACCGCGGCAACTGCCAGGCGGGAATAAACCGGAAGATGTGCTCCCAGATTTCCGGCGGAAATTGGGGTTCCGCGGCGGGTCCCGAGAACCTGGGACGCTTGGCAGCGCGGGAAGGCTGTTGGCGGCTTGGGGCGACGGTCGTTTTGAGACGATTTCCGGCGCCGGAAGAGCTCATTTTGTTCACTTTATTTTTCTGTTACAGAAATCCGAATCTGCTCACAAAATTGCGCGCTGTCAATTACACGTAAAAATGATACTTGCTtaagttcacaaaaaaaactcaacgcAAAGCACCCAAATTAGACGTTGAGTGAGTAGTACCCAATTTATACTTGTGTTTTACGCAAGAATTCTGTTTCGACGGTTTTGACGTGTAACCAAAAACGCGCGCGAAACTTTGAGTCGACGCACTCATTTTTCGcacattcgtgaggaggagagctgcgcgagctagcgaacgtttgctccgattttttcagctcgcgtttgctccacgctcgcgatcgcgctcatatttcgctcacggagcgctcattttggaagtacactcaacccccggtggttgatcactttttcgtttgacacttttttagtttgtaccccgttagttggtcaaagtcaaactaaaaagtgacgaactgctaatcgttttacatttttgagaaagtttttttttacaattctgaTTGCGTTTTTTTGcttaatggcctatctacaatcacttagcttagaaaatttcacttagcttaggaatttgaatcaatggaaatgaagccgagcttctacaatggaaaagtaatcaaattagaaactgacgtatggtttgaaaaatttcaaaatctacggtaagttgacgttttaatatcaaaggtaaacaaacaactgcatagcaacgtatatcagcccagcaaaatttctaagttgattgtggatgacggccgtaagttgcgtactttcctaagtaactactttacttagatgttctaagctaagtgattgtagatagcccaTAAGGCACAGCAGGGCAGTGGAAACATTACTTAGTGGACTATTTTTTTGATGTATTAAttggaatagcttattttcatttttcattaacTATATTTTTGAATAGTGGGTTGGATTCGTAAGGGTCAAATCATGTTGAAGACCTACAGTCAgagttaaaaatatatttatttttttttgaattaataggCCTTATACCTTATTAAACATTAAGGTAAGCAGCTAGATAAGCAGATACAGGTGCTGGGGGAAGGGTATGGGCGCCTTAACAAaagggagcaattctctaccaaaaaccggaaattgattttatttgtatttttttatttgactcaaaaattgtggggccttccctatgaacaaagaagctattttgtgtcattggttcacccatacaagtctccatacaattttggcagctgtccaatggtacgtaaatatttaaacagctgtaaccttgcttaaattttctgatcaatttggtgtcttcaaaatgaaggtattgttgaggactattgaaaaaaataggtacacggaaaaaaatgccgatttttttatttacttttttttacaaaaactcaatttcccaaaatacgtattttttcaagacaaacttatgggaaataagacgagctttccgataaaaatattaacgagactgaaaaatcaagtctgtcatatagaaattgccaaaaaccactaaaaaaccaattttttcaacatttttatttttaaaaccgctatatcttcacaaggataGGACATAAGACAATGGCCAAtaaggagacttttatgtaaaattttctggggaatcgattcccactatcggtttttgaaaattttgacgtttagaccctttttgaaaaaaaaaacagttttagtaaatgatttttgtatttttttaggagagacaaaccatcctgcatttttcgtgagactttttgtcacattttaggttattatcacaaaaattttgaacgaaaaaaaatcgtgacatcaccttaaaattcaacttttgtttaatatcatagaattggcgtgtatttttctttcagtgtattttttttttcaaaaaaaccgtctaatttcctacaagtttgtctctgaccactttttgatacaatgtaacggcttagagatacagcaaattttatgttacaaaatacaaaaatattttaaacttttacgccctcgcttacgcccttctcaaatgtcattttcgagtgcaactggctccatatacacaaaaatggcttatatagaccTAGGATAttatgtctaaaaagtttcattgaaattggagagttgttgttgttgttaattcatttattgtccgtttctctcgaaggtacacgccgcgcggcatttcagaatgtgccgcagacactgttgccagcgattttctgcactttaagtgcaataaaaaacatacccggcaacaatgccatgcaattcgaagaagaagatcaacaaaaacaaaacgcacagtatagaggtatctacgtgcgcatgtattgcgtgtacgtacacgaaaaagattgaggttaaattttgtccggccagcaaaatcaaatggtgcgctagtgtgtgtacgcgaaacgtcataaagctctatggcacagcgcgcatttgccgaaagtgcggcgcgtcgtttcgaggctggtatgccgcgtgtctttttcgggaatacgcgcaatatttctggcagctttaaccttcttggtcattcgctgcccgaaattggagagggtcgggtacaaaagtaccagaaatattcttgatttgagctggaattgctcaatatgaAACAGTGTTGAAATTTTCCTATatattcgaaaacaatattttcaaaattttgaaatgaagactaacatttcaaaagggccaaacattcaatattaagcccttttgaaatgttagtcttgatttgaatttttagaaaatattgttttcgaaaagatcagaaaattttacgaatgtttcatgtttttactaatggtaattttttttttaatcgaaaaactgcaaatatttcgctgaaatcaaactttcggtggctgtatcttgaaaacggagccctgtatcaaaaaatgtgtaaagtattttccgattgcaaattaaattttacataaaaaattaaggccaattttttttttgtataaaatttcatttttttttcaaaaatcactattttttcaaagatttataactcggcggcagattttttgaccatacttttctatagctcaaaagttgcgggtatttgtcccctaaaacatatcaaaaaatttcgaaaatcaaaaaatacgtattttggaaaattgagtttttgtgaaataaatgttaataaaaaaaacgttacttaatccacctttaggtggttggtgccttcctcacattcataaaatcaatacattcagtaaaaatagcaacattcccttaacatgtttagcaaatcaactttattactcattacttttgatagggttcgcagaccttcaatttttctggcacatcggcaaggtctgataaaaaaaacctatccaacgatagttccatggaagattcagacaatatttctatcgcaatatctgagatccggcctccaaaaagtatataaataacacttaagtgccaataacttttgatagggtcgtcagatccttgatgttttaggctcatttgaaaggtctttcgattatctaactaacgatgggtcgcatgatgcaCCCAGACATCAttatcattgaaatatctgagatccggcctccaaaaagtgtataaattacacttaagtgctattaacttttgatagggttgtcagatccttgatgttttaggctcatttgaaaggtcttttgattatctaactaacgatgggtcgtatgatggactcggacatcattttcattgaaatatctgagatccggcctccaaaaagtgtataaataacacttaagtgctaataacttttgatagggctgtcagatcttcaatgttttgggctcattggaaaggtctttttaatacctttctgaaaatgtataacatgatagggtttcttgcaaaaaccaccctttatacaatcttccggacatacgccaaaatcgtttttttagcataacttttgaaatacttaactaaacttgctgattttaaatagagacctatgggaccccaagacggatcgaataagactaatacggtcaaaatccgttcatccagtccggagataatcgagtgacaatttttttgtccacccacctacacacatccacacagacatttgctcagaacatgattctgagtcgataggtatacgtgaaggtgggtctacgaggtcgaattaagaagttcatttttcgagtgattttatagcctttcctcagtaaggtgaggaaggcaaaaatcatcaattttttttgaaggcccccacaaagtttgagccaaataaaaaaatacttataaaatccatttccgatttcagtagagagttgctcaattgTGTGATAGAAAGAACTTCAAGTCATCAGCGTACATGACCTTGTCGTTCTTGATCTGGAATTGTAAAAGCACAGGACATTCTACTAAACATAAAAAGGGTTGAACCTTTTCTATAGCTGGAATCTCAATTTCTTATTATTTCTTAATGCACTTTTATAGCACAACTGGCAAAATAACAATGTTTtagaattctttgaaaaaatataggaaattatTTCATAAATGACACCTATATTTTGAATCCAAACTGACTAGAATGAATTTCTCAATCCTTCCATCACAGATTAaaagacacatttttttttttttgaaaataaatcattttatttcCGTAATCTTAACCATGAGTAAGCTAAAACGTATTACCAATTATACCATAATGTTTGTGTGTAAAATGTGTGTCCACACTTTCTGAATTATTTACTTTCTCTCAAAAACCTCGTCCGCacgacaacttaaaaaaaaactgctagtAGCGTTCTCTTTGTATTACTTTCTTTTTCTTAATCCGCCTTCGGGTGCATCCGCTGCCGGTGCTTGATCAGCGTGCTCGAGTCGATGAAGCGCGTGCCGCACGGAATGCATTCTGCAACCAGATTAGATTAGTAAGTTTTTGATGGGGAGATTTACGGGTCGACAACTTACCGTACGGCTTCTCGCCGGTGTGAATTCGTCTGTGGATGACTGGAAGTGAGACGCGAGAGTGGGGTTTAGAAGGTggtaattgtttttttcttatttgtttgATACTAACCCAGCGTGGTGTTCCGCTTGAACATCTTGTGGCAGAACTCGCACTCGTAGTTCTTCTCGTCGGAGTGCACGAGCGCGTGGCGATCCTGTGGCGAAAGATCTCAACATTAGTTACGGAAATGGTGCAAAAACAATTAATTACGTACGAGGCTGTGCTTGTGGATGAACGTTTTGAGGCAGATGTCGCACTGATAGGCGGGCGCGTTCAGGTGCTTCGTCTCGTGGTCCTTGAGGGTGAGCTTCTTCTCGAACTTTTGGCCGCAGTGCGAGCACACGTACAGGTTCTTGTTCTCGCGATGGGTGTTGTACTGGTGCTTGCGCAGCTTCGGCTCGGTCGAGAACTTTTTGCCGCACTGATCGCAGTGGAACAGTTCCAGCGTGAGCTGGTGGATTTCGGCGAGATGCTTCAGCAGCATGTGGTCGAGGCGGAACtttttgttgcagattttgCACGTGTTGTCGTCGGTTGGGTCCTTCTTCATGAGGGGGATCATTGGCTTTTTGGACTTCTTGTGGAAGGCTCGGTGGCGGATGCACTTTTCGAAGGTGGTGAATTTTTTGGGGCAAATGTTGCACGAAAACAGCGGGATGTTGAAATCTTGATGCTCTTTCTCGATGTGGCGCGCCAGGCTGCTGTTGCTGTCCAGTTTCTTGCTGCAAACTTGGCAGGTGAGCGGGGGTCGGATTTTGAGCTGCTTGTCGTCGTCCAGGTCCAGCTCCAGGTCGACGATCGGTGCGTCCGGATCGGGTTTGATTTCCGTGCCGTCAAACAGATCGTGGCTGCTGTTCCGGACGCAGCGTTTGTTCTTCAAATGGCGCATCAAGTTGATAGCATGCACAAAAGCTTTGCCGCACGTGTTGCAGGAGTTCCGTTTGCGCGGGTTGGTGCGGCCATCGGACGCGTGGAGCGCACGTTGGTGCGCCTTTAGGTGGCTTTGCAGCTCGAACGTTTCGTCGCACAGCTGGCACTTGAACGACTTGCAGACCAGGTTGTGGTTGGCCAGGTACTGCTCCGAGCAGTACCTCCGCGGACAGTAAAGGCAAACGAACTCGTACACGTGCGAAATGTAATGCTTGTTGACTTCCTCCAGCGTATCAAAATAAGCCAAACATTTGTCGCAATGGAAAGGCAGCATATCGGTGTGGACATCGATCAGGTGGGTGACCACATCAGACTGGCAGTCAAACCGGTCCAGACAGATGTAGCAACAGGGAATGGTCTTGTCATAGTAGCCGGTGTCCTCCTCGATGAACGTGTCCTTTATAGCGGAATCCTTCTCTTCCTCATGCTCGCCAGCGCCCCCACCACCAACGCCATCGTCCTTCTTGCCACCCTCCTTGGGATCCTCCGTCAAATACTCCACCTGCATCCTCGCCTCGTCGCCCATCGGAACGTCCTCGTACACGTACTCCTCCTCGACCGTTTCATCCATATCGTGATCATCGCCGCCCGGAATGCCCTCGCTAGCCGAATCGTCCACGTCCTCCTGCTTAATAATGCTGTCCTGACCTTCGCGCTTGATAAAGAACTCCGCCGCCTCGTCCTGGACGTACTCAATCTCCGTGTTCTCAATCACCATTCCGTCGATGATGTACGCCGCCGTTATCTTCTGCGCCTTCGGACTCGACTTCTCCGCCTTTGGCCGTCCCTTCTTCGGAGGCGATACCGGTTCCGGAAAGTGAATGCGCTTGTACTgactgaaatcaaaataaatcatcaaaaaaccaCAACCTCCCCCTAGAATCCGACCCTGCCCAACCAGCAAACACTTACGTCCACATAACATCGAATATCTTGTTGCTGCTGTCGAACTCGTTCCGGATGTTCTCGATCAGCCGAACCTTGACCACGCAGTTGGAACAGGCGCTCTGGAACGGACCGCTGTTGAGCATCTGCGAAAACAAAACACCCCAAATCAACTCAAACGCCCCCCAAAAC
Coding sequences:
- the LOC120425653 gene encoding uncharacterized protein LOC120425653 is translated as MSSSGAGNRLKTTVAPSRQQPSRAAKRPRFSGPAAEPQFPPEIWEHIFRFIPAWQLPRLRLICHHWNAVISGSSSLMDRCDVRIDASRLNRQMDQHYVPANLPPLVTQLVVRKFTIVSCDHWWPEFAQCLKELQLMYCTMTVDVLYGMLRRAPNLRRLVLYGAKLSGTAEPDFQLDRLTLLVVCCVGFEDNSRNILDGFERVFPRLEDLRLKNNSMPTNILQSIRTLQNSLQYLTLQSYPNVLDELSELQQLRLKMLGLDVDVLRDDLATWTKLCRNQPLLENLKMSSNCIHVLRETGRLLPRLKTFTLTVRNQMVASFLETMPRLEYLEISGCYDLISFRNYTSPSLERFVLETIETEDLFQYLQRSPRLRQMRLNNCKLGYCEAVTASLPNLTLLILDDLNCHPNSWFSLLAHSFNLEELTLVYLRYLDNGTMRKICKMLKHLKKLSLLRMRYLTDYSANHIIQHCRALEELEADYPFTEAALVRIESARNIHVKRPRARSDDEDDEEDDDE
- the LOC120425658 gene encoding zinc finger protein 708-like, giving the protein MPPETTATGIELTDHTCRLCLANDQEISPMVDALSQDELKNVIEGLLKIEMLNSGPFQSACSNCVVKVRLIENIRNEFDSSNKIFDVMWTQYKRIHFPEPVSPPKKGRPKAEKSSPKAQKITAAYIIDGMVIENTEIEYVQDEAAEFFIKREGQDSIIKQEDVDDSASEGIPGGDDHDMDETVEEEYVYEDVPMGDEARMQVEYLTEDPKEGGKKDDGVGGGGAGEHEEEKDSAIKDTFIEEDTGYYDKTIPCCYICLDRFDCQSDVVTHLIDVHTDMLPFHCDKCLAYFDTLEEVNKHYISHVYEFVCLYCPRRYCSEQYLANHNLVCKSFKCQLCDETFELQSHLKAHQRALHASDGRTNPRKRNSCNTCGKAFVHAINLMRHLKNKRCVRNSSHDLFDGTEIKPDPDAPIVDLELDLDDDKQLKIRPPLTCQVCSKKLDSNSSLARHIEKEHQDFNIPLFSCNICPKKFTTFEKCIRHRAFHKKSKKPMIPLMKKDPTDDNTCKICNKKFRLDHMLLKHLAEIHQLTLELFHCDQCGKKFSTEPKLRKHQYNTHRENKNLYVCSHCGQKFEKKLTLKDHETKHLNAPAYQCDICLKTFIHKHSLDRHALVHSDEKNYECEFCHKMFKRNTTLVIHRRIHTGEKPYECIPCGTRFIDSSTLIKHRQRMHPKAD